From a single Candidatus Tumulicola sp. genomic region:
- a CDS encoding menaquinone biosynthesis protein codes for MSAQKVRCGRISFTNDLPVYAAFDLEALAFPGTLREGVPTQLNRALLDGELDMSPVSSFYYAQHRAQLTLLPFVCIGSRREVRSIYCISAVAPRELEGVRIAVTRDSSTGRALFDTICREAYGFEAKYYESTDPFESYRRKGDPCLVIGDMAIDAALAVPPEHAHDVGRLWYELTGAGMVYAVWAARNKFADKRPGDVAQVMTALRDSVRWSESHRQQVIGLAERVRPRPAGFYDAYYRALNYDFDDEARKGMMRFFALAATRGVLDVKSQLGEPQPARKVIRYA; via the coding sequence ATGAGCGCGCAAAAAGTGCGCTGCGGGCGCATCAGCTTCACCAACGACCTGCCGGTCTACGCGGCCTTCGACTTAGAGGCGCTTGCGTTTCCGGGGACGCTGCGCGAAGGCGTCCCGACGCAGCTCAACCGCGCGCTGCTCGACGGCGAGCTCGATATGAGTCCGGTCTCTTCCTTTTACTATGCTCAGCACCGCGCGCAGCTCACCCTGCTGCCGTTCGTCTGCATCGGATCGCGCCGCGAGGTGAGGAGCATCTACTGCATCAGCGCGGTTGCGCCGCGCGAGCTTGAGGGGGTGCGCATCGCGGTGACCCGCGACTCGTCCACCGGGCGGGCGCTCTTCGATACCATCTGCCGCGAAGCGTATGGTTTCGAGGCGAAATACTACGAGTCCACGGACCCCTTCGAATCGTATCGACGCAAAGGCGATCCATGCTTGGTCATCGGAGACATGGCGATCGACGCAGCGCTGGCGGTTCCGCCCGAGCACGCGCACGACGTGGGCCGCTTGTGGTACGAGCTGACGGGCGCAGGCATGGTCTATGCGGTGTGGGCGGCGCGCAACAAGTTCGCGGACAAGCGGCCCGGCGACGTCGCTCAAGTGATGACCGCGCTTCGGGACTCCGTGCGCTGGAGCGAGTCGCATCGCCAGCAGGTGATAGGGTTAGCGGAGCGCGTGAGGCCGCGCCCGGCCGGATTCTACGACGCGTACTATCGCGCGCTCAACTACGATTTCGACGACGAAGCGCGCAAGGGCATGATGCGCTTTTTCGCGCTCGCCGCGACCCGCGGGGTGCTCGACGTCAAATCGCAGCTCGGTGAACCGCAGCCCGCGCGCAAGGTGATCCGGTATGCCTGA
- a CDS encoding CofH family radical SAM protein: MPHNGSRFAAIAEKVRAHEPLTRADGTYLYKEAPFHELGQLAHELRTEKNGDRAYYVFKRYLNTTNVCYADCKFCSFAAYEKDPRSYRWSAEEILEKACAEPNDYDELHIVGGHDPKQTSLEFWLPVIEQMHRRIPHVQLALFTAAEIDYMCKRARCSYEEGLTRLRDAGVTSLNGGGAEILVKRVRDLVCPMKASTEEWLEVHRVAHRIGMRTNCTMLYGHVETIEERVEHLALLRELQASSGGFKCFVPLAFHPEDNELEAYGWTGSIDDLRTIAISRLMLDNIDHIKAYWISYGIKLAQLGLNFGADDIDGPVNNEQRIYRDAGSKTDQNTPLSELRRAIEEAGFVPTRRNLLYGVLEAV; this comes from the coding sequence ATGCCGCACAATGGGTCTCGCTTTGCCGCCATCGCCGAAAAAGTCCGCGCGCACGAACCGTTGACTCGTGCGGACGGGACGTATCTCTATAAGGAAGCGCCGTTCCACGAACTTGGGCAACTCGCTCACGAATTGCGGACCGAGAAGAACGGCGATCGCGCCTATTACGTCTTCAAGCGTTACCTGAACACCACCAACGTCTGCTACGCGGACTGCAAATTCTGCTCGTTCGCCGCGTACGAGAAGGACCCGCGCTCGTACCGGTGGTCAGCCGAAGAGATCCTTGAGAAGGCCTGCGCCGAGCCGAACGACTACGACGAGCTGCATATCGTCGGCGGGCACGACCCGAAGCAGACCAGCCTGGAGTTTTGGCTGCCGGTCATCGAACAGATGCACCGACGGATCCCGCACGTGCAGTTGGCGCTCTTCACGGCCGCCGAGATCGACTACATGTGCAAGCGCGCCCGCTGCTCCTACGAAGAAGGCCTCACCCGGCTGCGCGACGCGGGCGTGACCTCGCTCAACGGCGGCGGCGCCGAGATATTGGTCAAGCGCGTGCGCGACCTCGTGTGCCCCATGAAAGCCTCGACCGAGGAGTGGCTGGAGGTCCATCGCGTCGCTCACCGGATCGGCATGCGGACCAATTGCACGATGCTCTACGGTCACGTGGAGACGATCGAGGAACGCGTCGAGCATCTCGCGCTGCTGCGCGAACTGCAAGCCTCAAGCGGCGGGTTCAAGTGTTTCGTGCCCCTGGCGTTCCACCCGGAAGACAACGAGCTCGAAGCATACGGTTGGACGGGTTCTATCGACGATCTGCGGACGATCGCCATTTCGCGCCTGATGCTCGACAATATCGACCACATCAAGGCGTACTGGATCTCGTATGGGATCAAACTCGCTCAGCTGGGACTGAATTTCGGCGCCGACGACATCGACGGCCCGGTGAACAACGAGCAGCGCATCTACCGCGATGCCGGCAGCAAGACCGATCAGAACACGCCGCTATCCGAACTGCGCCGGGCGATCGAAGAAGCGGGCTTCGTGCCGACGCGCCGCAACTTGCTCTACGGCGTGCTCGAAGCGGTCTAG
- a CDS encoding DNA translocase FtsK produces the protein MARSRRVDPLPGLTLNLEIVGIALLTIAILLALALLLPTRSGAFGVLANASLHSWFGAGAWIAVFALVAVAIIIFLEVHVLPMMAAMSGCAVGLFFALDGLLGTSARGGLVGDAAAHGLRALFGVTGADVVLIFLVFAFVVAPTGISVKALFAGIARESGKLANNARAAAATSRNGSTARSDELPLQTLPFVRAPQVEAPEPQIDDAREEPAVMTPAVSAPAAASALVELPRPARKLNEEQPRATEAARQKQQSRGGYRLPDFALFNPPEKRQHSETSAAITLEETLASFGVSAKVTHLERGPSITRYELTPAKGVKVSAIKNLSDNIQLALAAQTVRIEAPIPGKSAVGIEVPNSAVSIVAIREILDHLPKGEAKLSIGLGKDITGRPIVADLTRMPHLLVAGATGAGKSVCLNVIIASLLTTCTPDHVQMLLVDPKRVELNAYNGVPHLISDCITDPKIAAGALYELTKEMDARYERFARAGVRKIEEFNELHPNERLPYIVVAIDELADLMLVAPTRVETSICRIAQLARATGIHLVIATQRPSVDVITGLIKANIPSRIAFAVSSQVDSRTILDMAGAERLLGRGDMLFLPIDAAKPLRVQGAMVTGAEIERLCEFWREQGDPDNRLAIEPSELEDEDAGPDDDFAYDAARIIIERQMASVALLQAELKVGHPRAVRLMKILEQFRVVGPAEGTKPRKILVGEADLDQLATILAPRNGEQTLL, from the coding sequence ATGGCGCGCTCGCGCCGGGTGGACCCGCTTCCCGGTCTCACCCTCAACCTGGAGATCGTCGGCATCGCGCTGCTTACCATCGCGATCCTGCTGGCGCTCGCGTTGCTGCTGCCGACCCGATCCGGGGCCTTCGGCGTGCTCGCCAACGCCTCGCTGCACTCGTGGTTCGGCGCCGGCGCATGGATCGCGGTGTTCGCGCTTGTGGCCGTCGCCATCATCATCTTCCTCGAGGTGCACGTGCTGCCGATGATGGCCGCGATGAGCGGTTGCGCGGTCGGACTGTTCTTCGCGCTCGACGGATTGCTCGGTACTTCGGCACGCGGCGGCTTGGTAGGCGACGCGGCGGCGCATGGTCTTCGCGCGCTGTTCGGCGTGACCGGCGCCGACGTCGTGCTGATCTTTCTCGTGTTCGCTTTTGTCGTGGCGCCCACAGGGATCTCGGTGAAGGCCTTGTTCGCGGGCATCGCGCGCGAGTCGGGCAAGCTCGCGAACAATGCACGCGCCGCCGCCGCAACCAGCCGTAACGGGTCCACCGCTCGCAGCGATGAGCTGCCGCTGCAAACGCTTCCCTTCGTGCGCGCGCCGCAGGTCGAAGCGCCGGAGCCGCAGATCGATGACGCTCGTGAGGAACCCGCCGTCATGACGCCGGCCGTCTCCGCGCCCGCCGCAGCATCAGCGCTCGTGGAGCTGCCGCGCCCGGCACGCAAGCTCAATGAAGAGCAGCCGCGCGCCACGGAAGCCGCGCGCCAGAAGCAGCAATCGCGCGGCGGCTATCGGCTGCCGGACTTCGCGCTGTTCAATCCCCCGGAAAAGCGCCAGCACAGCGAAACCAGCGCCGCCATCACGCTGGAAGAGACGCTCGCGTCGTTCGGCGTGAGCGCCAAAGTCACGCACCTCGAGCGCGGTCCCAGCATCACGCGCTACGAATTGACGCCCGCCAAAGGCGTCAAGGTGAGCGCGATCAAGAACCTCTCCGACAACATCCAGCTCGCCCTGGCGGCACAGACCGTTCGTATCGAGGCGCCGATACCGGGCAAATCCGCGGTCGGCATCGAGGTCCCCAACAGCGCGGTGTCCATCGTCGCGATCCGCGAGATCCTCGATCACCTGCCCAAGGGCGAAGCCAAGCTCTCGATCGGCTTGGGGAAAGACATCACGGGCCGCCCGATCGTCGCCGATCTCACGCGCATGCCGCACTTGCTCGTCGCCGGCGCGACCGGCGCCGGCAAGAGCGTCTGCCTGAACGTCATCATCGCCTCGCTGCTCACCACCTGCACGCCGGACCACGTTCAGATGCTGCTGGTCGATCCAAAGCGCGTCGAGCTTAACGCGTACAACGGCGTGCCGCATCTCATCAGCGACTGCATCACAGATCCGAAGATCGCCGCTGGCGCGCTGTACGAACTCACGAAAGAGATGGACGCCCGGTACGAGCGCTTCGCGCGCGCCGGGGTGCGCAAGATCGAAGAGTTCAACGAACTGCACCCGAACGAGCGGCTGCCCTACATCGTGGTCGCCATCGACGAGCTCGCCGACTTGATGCTCGTCGCGCCGACGCGCGTCGAGACGAGCATATGCCGCATCGCGCAACTCGCGCGCGCCACCGGCATCCACCTGGTGATCGCGACGCAGCGCCCCTCGGTGGACGTCATCACCGGCCTCATCAAAGCCAACATCCCGTCACGCATCGCGTTCGCCGTGTCGTCGCAAGTGGACTCGCGCACGATCCTCGACATGGCGGGTGCGGAACGGCTGCTCGGGCGCGGCGACATGCTGTTCTTGCCGATCGACGCGGCCAAGCCGCTGCGCGTGCAGGGCGCGATGGTGACCGGTGCCGAGATCGAGCGCCTTTGCGAATTCTGGCGCGAGCAGGGCGATCCCGACAATCGCTTGGCCATCGAGCCGTCGGAACTCGAGGATGAAGACGCTGGACCCGACGACGATTTCGCCTATGACGCCGCGCGGATCATCATCGAGCGGCAGATGGCATCGGTCGCGCTGCTGCAAGCCGAACTCAAGGTAGGGCATCCCCGCGCCGTGCGCCTGATGAAGATCCTCGAGCAGTTCCGCGTCGTCGGCCCTGCCGAAGGGACGAAGCCGCGCAAGATTCTCGTCGGTGAAGCCGACCTCGACCAACTTGCGACTATTCTCGCACCGCGCAACGGCGAACAAACGCTCTTATAG
- a CDS encoding transcriptional regulator: protein MDEVLLSKVRLGVLAELLPSEWVAFSELQRATGATNGNLGAHLAKLTQAGYVTEEKAFVDRRPQTRYRLTRAGRNAFLKHVAELQALVAAAK from the coding sequence ATGGATGAGGTATTGCTGTCGAAGGTGCGGCTCGGCGTCTTGGCGGAGCTGCTGCCTTCCGAGTGGGTTGCATTCAGCGAGCTGCAACGCGCGACGGGTGCGACCAACGGGAACCTGGGCGCACACCTCGCCAAACTTACGCAAGCCGGTTATGTCACCGAGGAAAAGGCATTCGTCGATCGACGTCCTCAGACACGATACCGGCTCACGCGTGCGGGCCGCAATGCGTTTCTGAAGCATGTCGCCGAACTGCAAGCGCTCGTCGCGGCGGCCAAGTAG
- a CDS encoding ABC transporter permease, translating to MAEQALRQDAAFDDAPHTTVLADTWRRFRKSPSAIIGLAVIALLAICAIGAPLLSGHRDPLAQNLVVTTLAPSFAHLAGTDKLGRDIFTRLLFGAQLSVLIGFVSVGIGLFIGTVIGVVAGFWGKTLDTVLMGLMDVMLAFPSILLAIAISAILDQRVSDVVKICIAVGVVGIPVYARIARASVLQVKEMEYVEAGRAIGNGVPMLLARYVLPNILVPLVVQATLGVGTAELDSAGLSYLGLGIQPPTAEWGSMLNDARDYWLSAPWALLFPGLAISITVLGFNLLGDGLRDALDPKSK from the coding sequence TTGGCCGAACAGGCCCTCAGACAGGACGCGGCCTTTGACGATGCGCCGCACACCACCGTCTTGGCCGATACCTGGCGGCGCTTTCGCAAGAGTCCGTCCGCGATCATCGGGCTTGCGGTCATCGCCCTGCTCGCGATCTGCGCGATCGGCGCGCCGCTTCTCTCGGGGCATCGCGATCCTCTCGCGCAGAACTTGGTCGTGACCACGCTGGCGCCGTCCTTCGCGCACCTCGCGGGCACGGACAAGCTCGGGCGCGACATCTTCACGCGGCTGCTGTTCGGCGCGCAGCTGTCGGTTTTGATCGGATTCGTTTCGGTCGGTATCGGCCTGTTCATCGGCACGGTCATCGGCGTGGTGGCGGGCTTCTGGGGCAAGACCCTCGACACTGTGCTTATGGGACTCATGGACGTGATGCTGGCCTTCCCAAGCATCCTGCTCGCCATCGCGATCTCGGCCATCCTCGATCAGCGAGTCAGCGACGTCGTCAAGATCTGCATCGCCGTCGGCGTGGTGGGGATTCCGGTGTATGCGCGGATCGCGCGTGCTTCGGTGCTGCAAGTCAAAGAGATGGAATACGTCGAAGCGGGGCGCGCGATCGGCAACGGCGTTCCGATGCTGCTCGCCCGCTACGTGCTGCCGAACATCCTCGTGCCGCTGGTCGTGCAAGCCACGCTCGGCGTCGGCACCGCCGAACTCGATTCTGCGGGCCTGTCGTATCTCGGGCTCGGCATTCAGCCGCCCACCGCCGAGTGGGGCTCGATGCTCAACGACGCGCGCGACTACTGGCTTTCCGCTCCCTGGGCGCTGCTTTTCCCAGGACTGGCGATCTCGATCACCGTTCTCGGTTTCAATCTTTTGGGCGACGGTTTGCGCGACGCGCTCGACCCAAAATCGAAATAA
- a CDS encoding ribonuclease J — MQHEFFPVATPHDDDAVLADPPRGPYLRVVPLGGCGEIGRNMVVYETNDDIVVVDAGVQFPEEEMLGVDLVINDISYLLERKSKVRALLLTHAHEDHIGGVPYFLAQLALPVYGTDVTLALLRGKLKEHKLLDRADLHVIEPGEGLRFGGISAEFISITHSVSGSCSIALTTPLGTVIHTGDFKFDQTPIDGRPSDIAALARYGREGVLLLASDSTNAEIPGHTLSERVVGETFNDIFAHCEGRIIVTMFASNVPRLQQTVDAAARYDRKICFVGRSMLNVSGIAIEHGYLSIAQGQLIREHEIDDYPPHKLVICTTGSQGEPTSALVRMAARDHRRVKLVRGDTVILSATPIPGNERSVGRTINNLFKLGVDVIYGRRRMAHVSGHGCQEELLLMLNLTQPKYFMPVHGEYRMLVQHARLAQRIGIEPRRIFVTDNGEVVQFTAQGAERAGRVYGGPVYVDGLGVGDVGEVVLRDRKHLSADGMIVVTVTVDSLDGKVLAGPDVTTRGFTFGGAGEGDGLMDELRRHAASIMEGGAAKGLTEWTAIREHVHKGLSKFIYERTKRRPMVVPVVMEV; from the coding sequence ATGCAGCACGAGTTTTTCCCTGTGGCGACGCCGCACGATGACGACGCGGTCCTCGCCGATCCTCCGCGCGGGCCTTATCTTCGGGTCGTCCCCCTCGGCGGCTGCGGCGAGATCGGCCGCAATATGGTCGTCTACGAGACCAACGACGATATCGTCGTGGTCGACGCCGGCGTCCAGTTCCCCGAAGAAGAGATGCTGGGCGTCGATCTCGTCATCAACGACATCAGCTATCTGCTCGAACGAAAATCAAAAGTCCGCGCGCTGCTCCTCACCCACGCGCACGAAGACCACATCGGAGGCGTCCCTTACTTCCTGGCGCAGCTCGCGCTGCCGGTCTACGGCACCGACGTCACGCTCGCGCTGCTGCGCGGCAAACTCAAAGAGCACAAGCTCTTGGATCGCGCCGATCTGCACGTCATCGAACCCGGCGAGGGCTTGAGATTCGGCGGCATCAGCGCGGAGTTCATCTCCATCACGCACAGCGTGTCCGGTTCGTGTTCGATCGCGCTCACCACGCCGCTGGGGACCGTCATCCACACCGGGGACTTCAAGTTCGATCAGACGCCGATCGACGGCCGGCCGTCCGACATCGCGGCGCTCGCCCGCTATGGCCGCGAAGGCGTCCTGTTGCTGGCTTCGGATTCGACCAACGCCGAGATCCCCGGCCACACGCTCTCGGAACGCGTGGTCGGGGAGACGTTCAACGACATCTTCGCGCATTGCGAGGGGCGCATCATCGTCACGATGTTCGCTTCGAACGTGCCGCGTCTGCAACAGACGGTCGACGCCGCCGCGCGCTACGACCGGAAGATATGCTTCGTGGGGCGCAGCATGCTGAACGTCTCGGGCATCGCGATCGAGCACGGCTATCTGAGCATCGCGCAGGGCCAGCTCATCCGCGAGCACGAGATCGACGATTATCCGCCGCACAAACTCGTCATCTGCACGACCGGGAGTCAGGGCGAGCCGACCTCGGCGCTGGTGCGCATGGCGGCGCGCGATCACCGCCGCGTGAAGCTGGTGCGCGGCGATACGGTGATCCTTTCCGCCACGCCCATCCCCGGCAACGAGCGCAGCGTCGGACGCACCATCAACAACCTCTTCAAGCTCGGGGTCGACGTCATCTATGGGCGCCGCCGCATGGCGCACGTCTCCGGACACGGCTGCCAAGAAGAATTGCTGTTGATGCTCAACTTGACGCAGCCCAAGTATTTCATGCCGGTGCACGGCGAATATCGCATGCTCGTGCAGCACGCCCGGCTCGCGCAGCGGATCGGCATCGAACCGCGCCGCATCTTCGTGACGGACAACGGCGAAGTCGTGCAATTCACGGCGCAGGGGGCGGAGCGCGCGGGGCGCGTCTACGGCGGACCGGTCTACGTCGACGGGTTGGGCGTCGGCGACGTCGGCGAAGTCGTGCTGCGCGATCGCAAACACCTATCGGCCGACGGCATGATCGTCGTGACCGTCACGGTGGACAGCCTCGACGGCAAGGTGCTCGCCGGTCCCGATGTGACCACGCGCGGCTTCACGTTCGGAGGCGCGGGCGAGGGCGACGGCCTTATGGACGAGCTCAGACGTCATGCAGCCTCCATCATGGAGGGCGGCGCAGCCAAGGGTCTGACCGAGTGGACCGCCATCCGCGAGCACGTCCACAAAGGCCTCTCCAAGTTCATCTACGAGCGCACCAAGCGCCGGCCGATGGTCGTGCCCGTCGTCATGGAAGTCTAG
- a CDS encoding GntR family transcriptional regulator, with translation MLFRVDDASPMPVYLQIKEQVLHALSRGQIKAGDQLPTVREVAVQLTVNPNTVNRAYAELERDGLLTSRRGRGTFVSEGGKPADVSSQQVRLKDIARRALGESRAFGFSVDELIETVERVARQDKN, from the coding sequence GTGCTATTTCGAGTCGATGACGCAAGCCCTATGCCGGTGTACCTGCAGATCAAGGAGCAGGTGCTGCACGCGCTATCGCGCGGGCAGATCAAGGCCGGCGATCAGCTGCCCACCGTGCGCGAAGTAGCCGTCCAATTGACGGTCAACCCGAACACGGTCAACCGCGCGTACGCCGAACTCGAACGCGATGGGCTGCTCACAAGCCGTCGGGGCCGGGGCACCTTCGTGAGCGAGGGCGGCAAACCGGCGGACGTGTCATCCCAGCAAGTGCGCCTCAAGGACATCGCGCGCCGCGCGTTGGGCGAGTCACGCGCCTTCGGTTTCAGCGTCGACGAACTGATCGAGACCGTCGAGCGGGTCGCGCGTCAGGACAAGAATTGA
- a CDS encoding YIP1 family protein, whose translation MSTTLETTATPPAEKANGLATYFNVIFSPAEAFALLGRVPMWGWAAIGGIVLTMIGQAILWQAVMHMSLAQQAQQLSQMPADQAAAAREAITKIPHWIYPLSAIAVGGLIGPWVVWLVGALVYLIAAALSGGEARFKLAWVTAVNLYIIGAVGSIIAGVIVALRGGENVNSAIDLFALPSLAMFVHGSPKLAGFLYSFNIVNIWLYVVAVIALQHTVKMGRGAAIATVVVLALIGAGIAAAFSK comes from the coding sequence ATGAGCACCACGCTTGAGACGACTGCCACGCCGCCCGCCGAAAAGGCGAATGGACTTGCCACGTACTTCAACGTGATCTTCTCGCCGGCGGAGGCGTTTGCGCTGCTCGGCCGCGTGCCGATGTGGGGCTGGGCCGCCATCGGCGGCATCGTGCTGACCATGATCGGTCAGGCCATCCTTTGGCAAGCCGTCATGCACATGTCACTTGCTCAGCAAGCGCAGCAGCTCTCGCAGATGCCGGCCGACCAAGCCGCGGCGGCGCGCGAAGCCATAACGAAGATCCCGCACTGGATCTATCCACTCAGCGCAATCGCTGTCGGGGGTCTGATCGGCCCCTGGGTCGTGTGGCTGGTCGGGGCGCTCGTGTACCTGATCGCGGCCGCCCTCAGCGGCGGCGAGGCGCGCTTCAAACTGGCGTGGGTGACGGCCGTGAACCTCTACATCATCGGGGCGGTCGGCAGCATCATCGCCGGCGTGATCGTCGCGCTGCGCGGCGGAGAAAACGTGAACTCCGCGATCGACCTATTCGCGCTGCCGTCACTCGCCATGTTCGTGCACGGCTCGCCGAAACTCGCCGGGTTCTTGTACTCCTTCAACATCGTCAACATCTGGTTGTATGTCGTGGCCGTGATCGCGCTGCAACACACCGTGAAGATGGGCCGCGGCGCGGCCATCGCGACCGTTGTGGTGCTCGCCCTCATCGGCGCCGGCATCGCCGCGGCGTTCTCCAAGTAG
- a CDS encoding TolC family protein has protein sequence MRNIFVAVLAAGVLAAPLAGRCAAPAPSPMSLQQAIDYALAHNSSVLAAQAAADSAGAVFARDRALTLPTVNGELASTLNKQSGNAGSFAQIGLTPSQTFSQNTAALRGNYNAVNVGALLTARQDKHSYDAAADKLHLAREQTTLDVETSYYTLIEDAQLADIAKGDAAYNKALLDAAAVNFKAGKVAGIDQLKAEVQFNTSLEHLASAQADLEDARENLAQTVGAPVEQQFAVLPSIPAPPAPNLDTTALDAIALANRPEVAIAQALLDNAKLAPGLVEAPNLPIVTLDGQWGNQVSPTANATLFNACLAHGLPASACGPPGSHFYTIGIISTWSVPLLDWGARRAGHRSANTGISSEAGALDAARRQALIDVDQAARRVKVNQQNLQLALSNVKVAKQTADISRVQYEVGIISELDATNAQQTYLQAAKDLLAAQVGYVLSLEKLKLATGTL, from the coding sequence ATGAGGAACATCTTCGTTGCGGTGCTCGCCGCGGGCGTGCTCGCGGCCCCGCTCGCGGGCCGGTGCGCGGCGCCGGCGCCCTCGCCGATGAGCTTGCAGCAAGCGATCGACTACGCGCTGGCGCACAATTCGTCCGTGCTTGCGGCGCAAGCCGCCGCCGATTCGGCCGGCGCGGTGTTCGCGCGCGATCGCGCGCTGACGCTGCCGACCGTCAACGGGGAGCTGGCTTCGACGCTCAACAAGCAGAGCGGCAATGCCGGCTCGTTCGCCCAGATCGGCCTCACGCCCAGCCAGACATTCTCGCAGAACACGGCGGCGCTGCGCGGCAATTACAATGCCGTGAACGTCGGCGCGCTGTTGACCGCTCGCCAAGACAAGCACAGCTACGACGCCGCAGCGGACAAGCTCCACTTGGCGCGCGAGCAGACCACGCTCGACGTCGAAACTTCGTACTACACGCTGATCGAGGATGCGCAGCTCGCGGATATCGCCAAAGGCGATGCGGCGTACAACAAAGCGCTGCTCGACGCCGCGGCGGTCAACTTCAAGGCGGGCAAGGTCGCCGGCATCGATCAGCTCAAGGCCGAAGTGCAATTCAACACGAGTCTCGAGCACCTCGCCTCGGCGCAGGCCGACCTCGAAGACGCTCGCGAAAACCTCGCGCAGACCGTGGGCGCGCCGGTCGAGCAGCAGTTCGCGGTCCTGCCGTCCATACCGGCGCCGCCGGCGCCGAACCTCGACACGACCGCGCTCGACGCGATCGCGCTTGCGAATCGGCCGGAAGTGGCGATCGCGCAGGCCCTGCTTGATAACGCGAAGCTCGCGCCCGGTCTTGTTGAGGCGCCCAACCTTCCTATCGTGACGCTCGACGGGCAATGGGGCAATCAGGTCTCGCCGACCGCGAATGCTACGCTGTTCAACGCGTGCTTGGCGCACGGTCTACCGGCGTCGGCGTGCGGCCCACCCGGTTCGCACTTCTACACGATCGGCATCATCTCGACGTGGTCGGTGCCGCTCCTTGATTGGGGCGCGCGCAGGGCCGGTCATCGGAGCGCGAACACCGGCATCTCGTCAGAGGCCGGCGCTCTGGATGCCGCCCGGCGTCAAGCGCTCATCGACGTCGATCAAGCCGCGCGCCGCGTCAAGGTGAATCAGCAAAACCTGCAGCTCGCGCTCAGCAATGTGAAGGTCGCCAAACAGACCGCAGACATCTCAAGAGTCCAGTATGAGGTCGGCATCATCAGCGAACTCGACGCCACCAACGCCCAACAAACCTACCTGCAGGCCGCCAAAGACCTGCTCGCCGCGCAAGTGGGTTACGTGCTCTCTCTTGAAAAACTCAAACTCGCCACGGGAACGCTATGA